The stretch of DNA CTAACAACTCACGTTTCAATGTCTTTAAATTAGGATGGATATCATCAAATAGAGCTTTTTCAAATTTGTTTTTAGCAAATATGAAATCTCTACTTTTGTTCACCTCACCTTCTTTTACAGCTGGTATGGCAGCAACAGCTTCCAATAAAAGATTTTCATCACAAAAGTTATCAATTACAACATGCTCAAAAGGTTGAGCATTTAAAAATTGGCTTTTTAACTCTTCGACTTTTCCATTTAATAAATCAAAGTTAATCATTTCTCTTTTAACCTTTTAAAATTTAAAGTTATTTTTAAATATAAGTAGCGAAAAAAACTAAAATCCTTATGTTTCTTTCCAAATCCAACTAACACACTGTCTTGTCGCAAAGTTTCGGCAATATTAGTCATTTTGTTTAAAAAATATTTTATGTTAACTATCTTATTACCAATTTGATTCTGAGAATGTTGTCTATACAGAACAAGTTGCCGATCCAAAAATATCAGGTTCCCATTTAATCGAATGATACATGCAAACCAATGGTCGTGAACAATTTTGTTGGGCATTTGGTTAATTTTTAATATTAACTCTTTGGCATGTGCATTAATACAGAGTGAGCAGCCTGCGACGGGATTTTGAGCAAAAATACCTTCTTTATATTTCAGTATATGATTTGGATTCATTCTTTGAGATGACAAAAGAGACATACCTATCATTCTCAAGCTTTCATCTACGAGCGCCATATCTGAAAATACACCTGCCGGTTTCTTAAGACCTATTGATGCGATTGACTTTATTTGTATCTCACACTTTTCGCTACACCAAACATCATCCTGATCACAAAAAAATATATAATCGGCGCTTGAGTACTTTAGTAATTCGAAAAAGCTTCTAGATGATCCAAAATTAACACCATTAGACTCTACAAGTAATACCTTATTAAACCTAAACTTATTATTATTTAAAACATCAACTGTACCATCGCTCGAACAATCGTCTCTAACTATTAGGTTTACTAAAACAGACTTTTGATTCGATAATGATATTAATTGTTCCTCTAAGTATTGCTCTCCGTTATAGGTTGAGAGCAATATATCAACTTCCATGCTTGTTCTCCCATAGCATAAAGTAATGAAATAAAAAAAACGGTACTGCCGAAACGCTAAGTAAATATGGATTTATGAACGAAGATAAAAATAACATCATAAAACTAAATGAAATTAACAATGTATCTTTATTTATTTTCCTTTTTACAAAAGTAAAATATGGAAAAATGAAAAAAAAGAACAAATAAAGCAAAGTACCTACAATGCCCAATTGAACAAGTAGAGTTCCAA from Psychrosphaera aestuarii encodes:
- a CDS encoding glycosyltransferase family 2 protein encodes the protein MEVDILLSTYNGEQYLEEQLISLSNQKSVLVNLIVRDDCSSDGTVDVLNNNKFRFNKVLLVESNGVNFGSSRSFFELLKYSSADYIFFCDQDDVWCSEKCEIQIKSIASIGLKKPAGVFSDMALVDESLRMIGMSLLSSQRMNPNHILKYKEGIFAQNPVAGCSLCINAHAKELILKINQMPNKIVHDHWFACIIRLNGNLIFLDRQLVLYRQHSQNQIGNKIVNIKYFLNKMTNIAETLRQDSVLVGFGKKHKDFSFFRYLYLKITLNFKRLKEK